CTTGATCTGCCTTGTGGCTGTGTGGGTTCTGGGCCGAGTTGCCGGGTTGGACCGCCGGGCCGCGCTGGCTGGCGGTATGCTGCTGCTCTGCGCGCCCATTTTTGCGCCGCTCTCCACCTTTACAGGGCCGGAAGCTTTGGCCGCAGCAGTGACCCTGCTTTCCCTCGCCTGCCTTTGCCACGGCTGGCAGCAGCCGGGCACGACCATCACCCTGCCTCTGGGCTTTGCACTGGCGGCATTGGCTGGCCTGACAGGTGGCCTTTTTAATCTGTTGCTGCCAGTGCTTGCCAGCCTGGCCTTTCTGCTCTGGCGTTGCGGATTTCGCCGCGCGCAAAAGGCGGACGGCCTCGTGGGTTTTGTGCTCATGCTGGTCATGATCGGTTGCTGGCTTGCTGTTGTCATGCTCTGGCATCAGCCGGAAGGATACCTCAAGAATCTTGGCACCCAGCTTGTGACATGGCCCATCACCAAGGCCACTTGGTGGAAGCCCCTCGCCTTTGCTGCTCTGGGCCTGCTGCCCTGGCTGGCTGTCATCTGCGGTGTTTCCTGGGCGCGAGTGCTGCGCACCGCCCCTGCTGATCTTGCCGCCTCCCGCAAGGAAAAGGCCGGAATGGCCTTTTTGTGGATAGCCCTTGTGTTCGCCTGCCTGCTGAGTATTTTTGCCGCCGACATGGTGGGCGCTGCCGTATGCACAGCCAGCCTGGCGGCCCTCCTGCTGGGCAAGGCGCTGCTGCGCCTGCCCCCTGCCGGAGCCAAACTGTTCTACATCATCGCGGCCCTGTGCCTGCTGCACGCCAGTATGGCGCTGGTGGCAGCCGGTTTTGGCTACACGCTTGACTGGCTTGGCAAGTTCTTCCACTTTACGCTTACAGAAAGCCAGCGCACCGCCGTGCTTGGACTCAAGGCCCTGCCCGTGCTTGGCGGCATTGGCATTGTGGCGGCAGTACTGCTTGCCCGTCTTGTGCGCCGTGGCGCGCATGGCGGCACCAGCGGCTCGCTCGTGATGTGCGCGGTCATTGCGGTTATTCTGGCCCAGCCCGCATCGCTCATGCTCATGCCGCAGCTGGAAAAAACTCCCGAGGCTCAGGTAAAGAACCTGAGCGCCATCCTGACGCCCGCTCCAGTTGCCCCGGCGGTTCTGGCTCCTGAGGCGACTCCGGCCCCCGCGCCTGAAGCCCCCGCAGCAGCGCCTGCCGATACTCCCAAACTTGAACCCGCCGCCCCGGCAACCGCGCCTGAAACCGCACCCGCTGCTCCGGCTGAAAAACCCGCTCCAGTGCAGGAACCTGCAGCCCCCGCCGCTACACAGCCCGCGGAAGCGTCTGCTCCCCAAACTGCGGCACCTACGGGCCCAACAACTCCGGCTGAAACCCCGGCAGCAGCGCCTGCGCCGACGCCTGCCGACGCAGCCAAGGAACTCGCCAAGGAAGTTGTCAAGGAAGTCGCCCCCGCTGCACCTTCAGAGCAGGCCCCTGCGGCGCAACCAGAGCAACCCAAGGAAGCGCCTAAGGCTCCTGCAAACTAGCTTCAAATACATCAGCCCGGCACAGACCGCGCTCACAATACCAAGGCCCCTCTCACGAGGGGCCTTTTCTATGGCATTGAGATTCAGAACGCTCCCTGCGGGGAGGCCACACACCAGCGGCCGTCTTATGGTGCAGAACATTTGGGCATCGCCTTTGCCTTCGTTTGCAGACAATGGGCGCTGCTGACCAACTCCAGCAAAAAAAAGGCCCCGGGATAACCGGAGCCTTTCATCAATCTTTTTTGTGCCCGTGCTGCGGGCATGGCGCTGAATACCCTATTTGTTTATGGGCGGCACATCGCCACCAGCTTTAAGCATGGTGCCAAGGTGACGCCGGGCAAGGGCAAGCTCGCCTTCTGAAACTTCGGGCATGTCCTTGGAGCGCGCGCCGCTCATGTCGTTGCCTTCTTCCACAATGGAAAGAGCGGCGGCCATGCGGCCCATGACGCAGAAAAAGCGCACTGGATTCCAGTTATGCGCCTGCACCCAGGCAGCGGCGTTGGGCGAATAGAGAAAATCCGCCTTGTTGTTGCGCATGATGGGGTGGGCTTCTTCATTGTTGCCCTTGGCCCATGCCCGGAACTGCGGCAGAAGTTCAAGAAAGTCCAGCAGTTCCTTGTCCGTCACCGGGGGCTGTTTTTCATACACATTAACGATTGGGCTTGGGGCTGGCTGCTCCGCCTTTTTCTTGGCGGCAGGAGCCTGTGCGGCCTCGGCCATGCCGGGGGCAACAACCACCAGCGGCAGGGCCAGCACCAATGCCGCAAAAACACCGCAGAGAGATGAAATTTTATTCATTCAATACCGAACCGCGCTAAATTTCGAGAGTCTGTCCATATTATGGTAAGACTCCACATATCGCAGGGTGCCGGTTTTGCCGCGCAAAACCAGCGAATGGGTAACGGCGTACTTGGCACTGTAGCGCACGCCCCTCAAAAAATCACCGCCGGAAATACCCGTGGCGGCAAAGAAGCAGTCATCGCTGCGCACCAGATCATGCACCGTGAGCACTTCGCGCGCGTCAATGCCCGCCTCGGTGATAGCTTCTTTTTCCACATACGACTGGGGATCCAGACGGGCCAGAATCTGCCCGCCCATGCCCTTGATGGCGCAGGCAGACAACACGCCTTCGGGGGTGCCGCCCGTTCCCATCATGATATCAACCTCGGAACGGGGATCAACGGCCATGAGCGCGCCGGCCACGTCGCCGTCGGTTTGCAGCTGAATGCGCGCGCCAGCCTGGCGGATTTCCGTAATAAGCTTTTCATGCCGGGGCTTGTCGAGCACAAAGACCACAAGGTCCTGCACGCTCTTGCCCATGGCCTTGGCCACGTTGGCAAGATTGACCTTTACCGGCGCATCGAGATCAACCACGTTGCGGGCCTCGCGGGGCACCACCAGCTTCTGCATGTAGTAGCTGGGGCCGGGGTTGAACATGCTGCCGCTGGGGGCTACGCCCACCACCGAAATGGCGTTGGGGCGGCCATAGGCCAGCAGATTGGTGCCTTCCACAGGATCAACGGCCACGTCCAGGCTGGGGCCGCAGCCCTTGCCGACCTTTTCGCCGTTAAAGAGCATGGGGGCATTGTCTTTTTCGCCCTCGCCGATAATGACCAGGCCATCAATACTGAGGGTGGCGAAGCTGACGCGCATGGCGTCAACGGCGGCGCCGTCACCGGCTTCCTTGTCTCCCCGACCGAGCCAGCGGGCCGATGCAAGGGCCGCAGCCTCGGTAATGCGAACAATGTCCAGAGCCAGATTTTTCTCCGGTGCTTCCGCCATGATATCCTCCACTCAGATCAGCGTTGTGCAACACATTGCTCTTACCCCAGTGCGTTGCGGGCTTCAAGGAAAAACCCCCGCCCTTGGGGGCGGGCCATGCGGCAACCCTTGCGCCGCACAGCCCTTTTCCATACTTCTTTTTATGCAGCCTAGTTATTGGGCAGGCTGAAACGCCCGGCAACGGGCGTCTGCCAGCCGCCGCCAAAGGGCATGCGGCTCATGTAAAGCGACAACGGCTCCTGGCGGCGCTTGAATTCAGCCCTGAACAGCTTGTCGCGCACTTCCATGCGCGCTGCCGAAAGCGGGCCGGATTCGGCCTCCGCAGGCTGCAACAGATCTTCAAGAATCGGATCCAGATCCTCATAGGGCAACAGGCTGTCCGAATCTTTCTGACCGGGGCGCAGCTCCGCAGAAGGAGCCTTGGTGAAAATTTCATCGGGGATGATCTCTGCCCCGCGATGGGCGTTGTACCAGCGGCCAACAGCGTACACCTGGGTCTTGCTCAGATCGCCGATAACGGCCAGCGCGCCCACGGAATCACCGTACAGGGTGCAGTAGCCCATGGCCCCCTCGCTCTTGTTGCCCGTATTGAGCACCAAGGCATTGGCCCTGTTGGCCAGCGAGGTGATAAGCGTGCCGCGTATGCGGGCCTGCACGTTTTCAAAGGTCACGTCGCCGGGCTTTTCTTCAAAAAGGTCAAGGCCGGGCTTGAGGGCGATGGCAAAAGCATCCATAAGCGGGCCAATGGGCAGGGTCACGGTGGTGATGCCCAGATTCTCCGCCAGCTTGGCTGCGTCCGTCAGCGACCCCTCGCTACTGTGGGGCGAGGGCAAAAGCACCCCAGTGACGTTTTCCGCCCCAAGGGCCTCCACCGCCACGCTGCACACCAGTGCGGAATCCATGCCGCCGGAAATGGCTACGATACCCTTCTCCACCCCGCACTTGCGCACAAAGTCCCGTGTGCCGAGCACAAGAGCGCGCCAGTAATCTTCTTCAACGCAGGCGGCCAGCGGTTCCGGGGTTTTAACAGCGCCCTGCCCGCGCGCGGTGTCCACCACGAGTACGTCTTCCTCAAAGGCCTTGCCCCGGGCAAGCAGCTGCCCTGTGGGATCAAAAACCAGACTCTGCCCGTTGTACACGCGGCTGTCGTTGCCGCCCACCATATTCACCGAAAACATATGCACATGATGCCGGGCCGCCACGTGCGAAAGCAGGTGTTCGTCCGTTTCCTGCGCGCCCACGCTGAAGGGCGCCGCCGCCATGTGCACAAGCGCGTCCACGCCGCGCTGCACAAGTTCCATCAACGGATTATGACCACTGGCGTAGCGGGTTTTCCAGAACGAAGCGTCCTCGCTCTGCGCATCCTCGCAGAGCACAACGCCGATGCGCCAGCCGCCCATGGTGACAATACCGCACGAAATGCCACGGTCAAAATAGCGGGCGTCCTCGCCTGTGGATTCGGCCACGCTGTTCTGGCCCTGATTTTGGTACACCTTGCGCGAAACAACCTGCCAGCCGCCCTTTTCAACCAACACTGCCGCGTTGGAAAGCAGGCCCGAGGCATACACGCTGGGCACAGGCGCACCCACCAGCACGGAAGGGCCATCCTTGAGTTCGGCGGCCATGATATCCAGAGCCTTGAGGCAACCCGCCGCAAAACCCTGAGCGCAGAGGTAGTGGCCGGGGGCCACGCCGCAAAGCGCCAGCTCCGGCGTCACGCACAGGTTTGCTCCTGCGGCTCCTGCCTGACGGGCGGTGCTGATGATACGTTCCAGATTTCCGGCCACGTCGCCGGTAACGGTATTGCACTGCAATAGGGCGATTTTCATGCCAATGCCTCCCCCAGGTTACAAGTAGTTGTGTAAGGGGCCGCCCGGCGCTGCCAGGGCTTCCACCTTGCGTATGACCGCCGGTTCCTCTTCCAGTGGGGGGGCATGGAAGGGCTTCAGGCGTGCGTCGATGACCAGCGGCGCTTCGCACGACCAGTGCCTGGCCCGTGTGGCGGCATGAGCGCCATACACGTCTGTGGCCGGGTCTGACCGGGTAAAGGCCACCCACAAAAAATTATCCAGATTCGCGGCGCAAAAGTCCGCATCGTCCGCAACTATCACAAGCGGGAAGGTCTCGCGCCCCGGCCACTGGGCCAGAGCCTGCGCAAGCGCTTCCATCTGTGGGTCGGGCTGGCTGCGACCATTGGCATGCCTCGGCCCGCCAATGGCAACAAGGCCGGGGCCGCACATGCGCACCGGGCCAAAACCATCCGGCAGGGTCGGCAGGTCTGCGGCGGTGCCGGAAAGTTCGCAGCCAAGCTCCCGCCGTTTTTTACCGGCAGAGGCCCACACAAGCTTGGAGCCTTCGTTAAGGGCGCTGCCCGTGTAGTCCAGTGTATCATTGGTACTGCGGGTGATGAAGTGCAGATCGCGCGAAAAATCAACCCGCTCCAGCAAATGCCGCAAAAAGGCGGGCACATCGTGGGCGGTGAGGCCCGGCGCGTCTTCATGCGCCACAAGAAAAACATACTTTGCCAGGGCCGTCTGGGTGGTTCCAAGCAGATGCAGGCCCGCAGTGATCAGCTCGCGCGGGCGGCGCTCGTCTTCATAGGGCGTATAGCGTTCACTGCCCACGGCCAGCAGCAACGGATGCACCCCGGCTGCGTCCACGGCATGCACATCGCACACTCCCTGAAAAACCTGCGGCACCAGCGGCCCGGTGAGTTCGTGGATAAAGTCGCCAAAGACCGTATCCTCCTGCGGCGGGCGGCCCACGGCGGTAAAGGGCCAGATGGCTCCTTTGCGGTGGTAGACGGCGTCCACCTTGAGCACAGGAAAGTCATGCGCGAGGCTGTAATAGCCCACATGGTCGCCAAAAGGCCCTTCAGGCTTGCACTTGGGCAGCATGTGCCCGCTGATGCAAAAATCCGCTTGCGCGAGCACCGGCAGGGGCAGACCCGGCACTGCGGCCATCTCTGTGCGCCTGCCGCCGAGCAATCCGGCAAAGCGCAATTCAGAAAGTCCTTCGGGCAGGGGCATGACCGCAGCCACGGTGAGGCTGGGCGGCCCACCCACATAAATATGCACGGGCAGAGGTTTGCCCATTTCCAGCGCGCGGGCGTGGTGCGCCCCTATGCCCCGGTGAATCTGATAATGCAGGCCTACTTCATCCGGCGCGTATTCGTTGCCGCCAAGCTGCACTCGGTACATGCCGAGGTTGGAGGCGTCCGCGCCAGGCTTGGCGGGGTCTTCGCTGTACACCAGCGGCAGGGTAATAAAGGGGCCGCCGTCCATGGGCCAGCAAACAAGCTGGGGCAGGTCGGCCAGTTTGCACTGGCATTCCAGCACCGGGGCCGCTGCCGCAGCCTGTTCTGCGCGCACCCGGCTCACGCTCGGCAGCATGTTCAGCAGACCGGGCACGGCCTTGAGCGACTGCAAGGGGTGCTTCATGGCTGCTGCGGGGTCGGCCTTGGCGGTCAGCACAGCCTCCACCGCAGGCAGGCTGCGGCGAAAAATAAAATGCAGGCGCTCACGCGTGCCAAAAAGATTGGAGAGCATGGGAAAGGGCGTGCCCTTGACCCGCGTAAACAGCAGGGCCGGAGCCTTGGCGCGAAAGGCGCGCCGCTGGATGGCGGCCAGTTCCAGATGCGGATCGACTTCGGCGTCAATGCGCACCAGATGGCCATTGGCCTCAAGGTCGGCCACGCATTCCTGAAGATTGCGATAACTCATGAATGCGTCCCTTCCCCGCAGGCTCCGGCTGCTCCGGCAACTGCGTCAAATGATGGCTGTATGCCGGCAAGCGTTCGCTCGCCAGCCAGCATGGCCCTGAAATCTGCCAGGATCTGCGCATGGTCAAACACCAGCGGCTGCGGCAAGGCATCCAGAGGATAATACGCCGCATGGGCCGCATCATCCCCGGCGCACAAGGCTTCGGGATTGCGCGGCCTGCCTGTGAAAGCCACGGTCAGCGTGTGCTGGCGAGGGTCACGGTCAGGCCTGGAATACACGCCCAAAAGCCCGGTCAATTCCACATCCAGCCCGGTTTCTTCTCGCATTTCGCGCACTGCGGCGGTTTCCGCGCATTCGCCTTCTTCAATAAAACCGCCCGGCAGGGCATAGCCCACGGGTTCGTTGGCGCGGCTGATGATGACCACCCCGCGATCAGGCGAATAGATAACCACGTCCGCCGTGGGCGTGGGGTTTTTATAGCTGGAATACGACTTGCCGCAATGCGGGCAGACAACCTGGCGTTTCATGCGTTCTCCGTATGGTTCGCGCCATTACGCGCAACTGAGGCATACTAAGCCAGCATGCCCCGCGCCGCAAGCGCCGGGAGCAAATGCCGCTGTGCAGCCATTTGCTGTCATTCGCGGCGATTGACAAAAAAGTATGGAAGCCATACCAAAACGACATGAAAAATGACTGCCATAAAAAAACCACCGTTGAACTGCGCATCCAGAAATCCATGATCAAAACTCTTGGGCATGCAGCCGCCCATGCCACGCGCAGTGCGCCGGTCAGCATCTCGCTGCTGGGCATAGTGACCCGGTTTTATGAGCTTGAGCGCCAGTGCAGCAAATTTGGCACAGATGTGGACATCCATCTGGCGGAAATTCACACAATTATGGCCATCCACAACAATGAAGGCATCCATGTGGGTGGACTGGCCGAGCAACTGGGCGTTACCAAGGGCAGCGTTTCTGAGCTGTTGCGCAGGCTGGAGCGCAAGGGCCTGGCCTACAAGGCCAAAGATCCGCTTAAAATGACCCGTCTGAATGTATTTTTGACGGAAAAGGGCAAGGCAGCACATAAACAGCACATGGATTTTCATTCTCAGCTTGATTGCATGGTGGACGATGCCATGGGAACACGCAAGCAGGATGAAGTCGCTGATATTGCTGATTTTCTTGAAAAACTCCTTGCGAGGCTGAACACGGTGGAGGTCAAGTAGGCTTTTTCTGGTCATTAATGTTCGGCATCCATACATTATCCAGATCGACGGAATTTTGGTCACATGCGAGGCACTATGAACACTGACAAGGGTACTGCTTTTAATGGTCTAGTTTCTGGACAGAGCTACGATATTTTTGCCCGGCTGGTCGGGCTGGATGCTTCTTTTTATGCGGCGGCGGTCAAGGGTTTGGCGCTTGGCCCGGAAATGTCGGCTCTGGATCTTGGCTGCGGCACAGGTTCCCTGACTTTTGCGCTTGCCGCGCAATCCTCGCCCCAATGCCGCATCCATGGCCTTGACCTTGCCGAAAACCAGATCGCCCGCGCACAATATCGCCAGAAAGATTATCCCAACAACATTCATTTCAGCGTAGCGTCCATGGACGAAGCGTGCTTTCCTGACGGCACGTTCAGTATCATCATGACCGCCATGGCGCTGCATGAGGCAAATCCCCTAGCGCGGCGCACCGCCATTGCCAATGCCGCGCGAATGCTTGCCCCTGATGGCATTTTTCTGCTGGTGGATATTGCCCGCCCACGGCTGCGGGGCCTGGGCCTCTTGCTCTATCCCTTTGTCATGACTTCGGCAAAACATAAGGATGGCCTGACTGAAGCTTATGCTGAAATCTGCGCCGCGCACGGCCTGTCCCGGCGTGAAGACGGATATTTAAATTCTCTGGTGCGCAGGCAGGTTTTTGTAAAAAACGCGGCCTCCGCCGCATAGCCCGTCAGGAAGTCACTCCAGCGTAAAACCCGCGGCTTCAAGGGCTGCGGCACTCACAGCACCGGCCCGCACTATCCGCAGCCGCACTGCCCCGCCATCCTCGCCGCTCAGCGGCTCCACCACGGTTGACGGCAAGCCGCCAGCGGGCAGCGGCCCACCAAGAGCCAATGGCAGGAAAAGTTCTGCCTTTGCAGCCTGTGCCGTGCATCCGGCAAGGCACGGCATGCTCTGCGCCATGCGGCGCAAGGCTTCCAGCAAGGCAGGATCAAGCTCTTGCGGGGTGCACACTGGCGCACCGCCGCTGAGGTTGGCGCTGCTTGCCGTAAGCGCGCCGCCTGCCTGCTCCGCCAGCTGCGCAGCCAGTGGATGGGGCGTCACGCGCACCGCCGCAAGCCCTTGCCCGTTGACCAGTGCCGGGGGCAGACAGGAGCGCGCGGGCAGCAAAACCGTGAGCGGGCCGGGCCAGAAGGCCAAAAGCCCCTTGGGCATGGCGGCCAGTTCCGCCACGGCGTCCACCTGCGCCGCATGCGCCGCCAGCAAGGGCAAGGGTTTGTGGACGGGCCGCTGCTTCAACTGATACACCCTTGCCACGGCTTCCGCGTTGGCGGCAAGGCAGCCCAGCCCGTAAAACGTCTCCGTAGGAAACACGAGCGCGCCGCCGTTACGCAAAAAACGCGCCGCAGCCGCAAGCTCCATCCCGGCATCCGGGCTGGGACAGCGTTCAGACGCGCCATCCGCCATATTTAACGAAGCATGAGAAGACATGACTGGCAAACCCTTGAAATACATAAGTGTGGGCAAACTGAAAACGCCGTTCTGGAAGGATGCCGCAGCCCACTACACCACGCGCATCACCCGCTGGCGCAAGCTGGACATAACCGAAGTGCGCGACGGCGATTCCGCCCTGCCGCAGGATCAGCGCAACGCCCTTGAAGGACGCCGCATCATTGAGGCCCTCGACCCGCAGGACATAGCGCTCGTTCTTGACGAACGCGGCCAGCACCTCACCTCGCCCCAGCTGGCTGACCTGCTGCGCCAGATGGATCACGATGCCCGAGGCAGAGCCTGCTTTATCGTGGGCGGCGCATGGGGGCTGGATGAAGCCGTGCGCCAACGCGCCAGCCGATGCATCAGCCTTTCGCACATGACCCTGCCGCACGAGCTGGCCCGAGTAGTGCTGCTTGAGCAGCTTTATCGGGCGGAATGCATTTTGCGCAAGGTTCCGTACCACCACTAGGCAATACGCATGCGGCGGCCCGCAAGCGCAACCGCCTACAACACTTCGTAAATCCTGGCGAACACGTTGTCGTACACCAGCTTGAAATAAGGCGAGACGCGCGGATCCTGCGGGTCGCCCACCAAAAGCTGCACCATCAGCGAATTGTACAAGCCCGCATCCATGGCAAGTTTTTCGTCCGTTACGCGGTTGAAAAGAAAGTTGATGTTGCGGCGCTTGGAAAGAAATTCGTGCTGCTCCTCGGGCGTTGCCGAAGGATGCGCGTCAAACCAGTCCTGAATATAGTTGCGGCGCGTCACGCCGGTCTCTTCAAACACGCTGATGGATGATGCATAGATGGCGCTGCTGTTGCCCTCAAGCCGCACTTCGCCCGAATCAAGCTTGTAGGCAAGGGCCTGCGGCACGATGGAAAGCGCCCCGCCTTCGCCCGCACGGGTAACAAAATTCCAGTTGCCGAAGTTGCTTATCCAGAAGCCAAGCCGCAGCATTTCAAAGCTCACCACCACATAGAGCCGCCCCTTGTTTTCAATGAGCGGGGTTTCGGGCGAGCGCAGCCTGTCCATGAGGGCCTGCGCGCCTTCCCCGTCCAAACCTTCAAACACATTGCCCGGCTCGTTGCCGCACTGGGCCGTATAGCGGATGATCTGGCGCGCAAAGCGCGGATTGTCTGTGGCAAAAACCGCTGCGGGCAGATAGAGGGACGGCCCCGCATGCTGCGCGCCATCAGCAATGGTCTGCCGCTGGGCAAAATGGTTGGCGGCATAGCCCCAGTCCCACCACAGCCAGAGCATGGCGTCGGGCGGGGTCATGGCCTTGGCGCGCGAGAGGGCTTCTGCATGGCGCCGGTTGATGATTGGCCCCTGCGACATGGCCGGGATCATATCTGCAAAGGGCGCTACCAGCAGGGCCAGCAACACGCCGCTGGTCAGAATGCCCGCCACTGCGCCGCGCAGATCCACGCGCAACAGCCTTTGCAACAGCCAGTAAAAGGGCAAGGTGAGCCCAATGGCCATGATGGGCGCGCCAAACATGACCATGCGCCCTCCCATCTTGACGCTCAGGATACCCAGCCCTGCCAGCGGCAGCAAAAAGAGCGCGCCCGGACGGCGTATGACCACCAGGGCAAAACCCAGCAGGCCAAGCACCGCCGCTTCCATCCAGGGATGGAAGTAGGGGAAAATCTCAATGATGCCCAGGTCCTGCACTTCAATGATGGACTGCGCCACCGAGGGATATTCCAGCGAAAGCCCGCCGCCAGTGCTTTTCACATCGCCCGTGTGTTTCACATAGGCATTGATGTGGTTCACAATGGACGTAAGAATTTCGCCCTGAAGCATCAAAAAGCCAACGCCCGCCAGCAGAAGGGCCAGCAGCCAGGGGCGGCACAGCAGGCGGCGCAGGCGGTAGCCTGTCTTCGTGCCCGCAGCCAGCAGCAGCAAGCTGAAACTGAGACCCCACGGCCCCGCCAGCGTAGGCAAGGCGTAGGCCATGCTGCCCAGAAGCAGCAGAGCGCGCCGCCCGCGCGGGGCCATCACCATACTCATAAAGGCCAGCAAGGCCACATTGTAGCGGATCAGATACGGAAAAACAGAATGCCATTCCTGCGTCCACCATGAGATGACGCCGGAACAGCCAAGCAAGACAACCCACTGCCAGCGCAGGGGATTACCCATGTGCTCCGCCTGTTTGAGGCGCGGCGTCCAGTGCCCCTCGGGCTGATTGCGGGAAAAAAGGCGGCGCAGGTTCATCACGCCGGAAGTCATGGAAAGACGGCGCAGCACCATACCCGGCAGCAGCATATAGCGCATGGCCCAACTGGCCGGGGCAAGGGTCATGAGCAGGGGGAAGAACAGGGTTACGAGGTCGGTATCGTAAAATCCCAGCAGGGTGCGGGCCAGAAAGCCCGGCGCAATGGACGTGAGTATGCCTGCGGCAACGCCCGCTTCAATGCTGCCCAGCGCCCACACCCAGGCAAAGGCGATAACAGCCACAAAGCTTGCCAGCAAGGCAGGGAACCAGAAGGCCACGGCAGCGGGGGAAGTGCCCACGAGGTCGGACATGGCCTTGAGCATCACAGCCATGGGATGCCCGACGGCAAGGCCGAAATCTTCCGCCCCGGCCACCCATGTATAGGCATCGTGCGTGGCCAGAAGCCACTCGTTGCCCAAGCGATATTCCGGATTTTGCCAGCAGGGCCATTCCAGCATGCGCAGGGCAAAGGCAAGGGCAAGTGTCACAAGCCCCCAGAACAGCCCCCGCGCCCAATACCGCGCAGAAGGCAGCGAACGTTTGCCGTTGTGCAGCCCTGCGCCGCCAGTGGGCAACAGCGCCCCGCCGTGGGCGGCTTGTGGGGCGGCGGGCTGCTCCTCACAGGCGGATTCCGCAGCAGGCAGCGTTTCCGATTCGGGTTGCGGCTGCCCGGTGCGCCGGATTTCGTCTGCATCGTTTCCGGCAGGCGCGGCGCTGGCAGAGGCATGGGCTGCGGGGTGCATGGCGTTCTCCGTAAGAATCATGGTCCTGTTCATACAGGCATGCAGATGACGACAAAAAACTGTGCGGCGGTTCCTGGGCAATTAACGCGCAGAACAACCCCCTGCGCGGTTCGCCACAGAGCTTTCGGCAGGATTTGCGGGCAAATCCTTGTCAGAACATTCAGGTATA
This region of Desulfovibrio sp. genomic DNA includes:
- a CDS encoding NAD+ synthase → MKIALLQCNTVTGDVAGNLERIISTARQAGAAGANLCVTPELALCGVAPGHYLCAQGFAAGCLKALDIMAAELKDGPSVLVGAPVPSVYASGLLSNAAVLVEKGGWQVVSRKVYQNQGQNSVAESTGEDARYFDRGISCGIVTMGGWRIGVVLCEDAQSEDASFWKTRYASGHNPLMELVQRGVDALVHMAAAPFSVGAQETDEHLLSHVAARHHVHMFSVNMVGGNDSRVYNGQSLVFDPTGQLLARGKAFEEDVLVVDTARGQGAVKTPEPLAACVEEDYWRALVLGTRDFVRKCGVEKGIVAISGGMDSALVCSVAVEALGAENVTGVLLPSPHSSEGSLTDAAKLAENLGITTVTLPIGPLMDAFAIALKPGLDLFEEKPGDVTFENVQARIRGTLITSLANRANALVLNTGNKSEGAMGYCTLYGDSVGALAVIGDLSKTQVYAVGRWYNAHRGAEIIPDEIFTKAPSAELRPGQKDSDSLLPYEDLDPILEDLLQPAEAESGPLSAARMEVRDKLFRAEFKRRQEPLSLYMSRMPFGGGWQTPVAGRFSLPNN
- a CDS encoding UbiD family decarboxylase encodes the protein MSYRNLQECVADLEANGHLVRIDAEVDPHLELAAIQRRAFRAKAPALLFTRVKGTPFPMLSNLFGTRERLHFIFRRSLPAVEAVLTAKADPAAAMKHPLQSLKAVPGLLNMLPSVSRVRAEQAAAAAPVLECQCKLADLPQLVCWPMDGGPFITLPLVYSEDPAKPGADASNLGMYRVQLGGNEYAPDEVGLHYQIHRGIGAHHARALEMGKPLPVHIYVGGPPSLTVAAVMPLPEGLSELRFAGLLGGRRTEMAAVPGLPLPVLAQADFCISGHMLPKCKPEGPFGDHVGYYSLAHDFPVLKVDAVYHRKGAIWPFTAVGRPPQEDTVFGDFIHELTGPLVPQVFQGVCDVHAVDAAGVHPLLLAVGSERYTPYEDERRPRELITAGLHLLGTTQTALAKYVFLVAHEDAPGLTAHDVPAFLRHLLERVDFSRDLHFITRSTNDTLDYTGSALNEGSKLVWASAGKKRRELGCELSGTAADLPTLPDGFGPVRMCGPGLVAIGGPRHANGRSQPDPQMEALAQALAQWPGRETFPLVIVADDADFCAANLDNFLWVAFTRSDPATDVYGAHAATRARHWSCEAPLVIDARLKPFHAPPLEEEPAVIRKVEALAAPGGPLHNYL
- a CDS encoding NUDIX hydrolase is translated as MKRQVVCPHCGKSYSSYKNPTPTADVVIYSPDRGVVIISRANEPVGYALPGGFIEEGECAETAAVREMREETGLDVELTGLLGVYSRPDRDPRQHTLTVAFTGRPRNPEALCAGDDAAHAAYYPLDALPQPLVFDHAQILADFRAMLAGERTLAGIQPSFDAVAGAAGACGEGTHS
- a CDS encoding class I SAM-dependent methyltransferase; protein product: MNTDKGTAFNGLVSGQSYDIFARLVGLDASFYAAAVKGLALGPEMSALDLGCGTGSLTFALAAQSSPQCRIHGLDLAENQIARAQYRQKDYPNNIHFSVASMDEACFPDGTFSIIMTAMALHEANPLARRTAIANAARMLAPDGIFLLVDIARPRLRGLGLLLYPFVMTSAKHKDGLTEAYAEICAAHGLSRREDGYLNSLVRRQVFVKNAASAA
- a CDS encoding 23S rRNA (pseudouridine(1915)-N(3))-methyltransferase RlmH encodes the protein MTGKPLKYISVGKLKTPFWKDAAAHYTTRITRWRKLDITEVRDGDSALPQDQRNALEGRRIIEALDPQDIALVLDERGQHLTSPQLADLLRQMDHDARGRACFIVGGAWGLDEAVRQRASRCISLSHMTLPHELARVVLLEQLYRAECILRKVPYHH
- the glpX gene encoding class II fructose-bisphosphatase translates to MAEAPEKNLALDIVRITEAAALASARWLGRGDKEAGDGAAVDAMRVSFATLSIDGLVIIGEGEKDNAPMLFNGEKVGKGCGPSLDVAVDPVEGTNLLAYGRPNAISVVGVAPSGSMFNPGPSYYMQKLVVPREARNVVDLDAPVKVNLANVAKAMGKSVQDLVVFVLDKPRHEKLITEIRQAGARIQLQTDGDVAGALMAVDPRSEVDIMMGTGGTPEGVLSACAIKGMGGQILARLDPQSYVEKEAITEAGIDAREVLTVHDLVRSDDCFFAATGISGGDFLRGVRYSAKYAVTHSLVLRGKTGTLRYVESYHNMDRLSKFSAVRY
- a CDS encoding serine/threonine protein phosphatase, encoding MNKISSLCGVFAALVLALPLVVVAPGMAEAAQAPAAKKKAEQPAPSPIVNVYEKQPPVTDKELLDFLELLPQFRAWAKGNNEEAHPIMRNNKADFLYSPNAAAWVQAHNWNPVRFFCVMGRMAAALSIVEEGNDMSGARSKDMPEVSEGELALARRHLGTMLKAGGDVPPINK
- a CDS encoding MarR family winged helix-turn-helix transcriptional regulator; the encoded protein is MKNDCHKKTTVELRIQKSMIKTLGHAAAHATRSAPVSISLLGIVTRFYELERQCSKFGTDVDIHLAEIHTIMAIHNNEGIHVGGLAEQLGVTKGSVSELLRRLERKGLAYKAKDPLKMTRLNVFLTEKGKAAHKQHMDFHSQLDCMVDDAMGTRKQDEVADIADFLEKLLARLNTVEVK
- a CDS encoding L-threonylcarbamoyladenylate synthase, whose amino-acid sequence is MSSHASLNMADGASERCPSPDAGMELAAAARFLRNGGALVFPTETFYGLGCLAANAEAVARVYQLKQRPVHKPLPLLAAHAAQVDAVAELAAMPKGLLAFWPGPLTVLLPARSCLPPALVNGQGLAAVRVTPHPLAAQLAEQAGGALTASSANLSGGAPVCTPQELDPALLEALRRMAQSMPCLAGCTAQAAKAELFLPLALGGPLPAGGLPSTVVEPLSGEDGGAVRLRIVRAGAVSAAALEAAGFTLE